A genomic window from Silene latifolia isolate original U9 population chromosome 11, ASM4854445v1, whole genome shotgun sequence includes:
- the LOC141613791 gene encoding uncharacterized protein LOC141613791: MESRMASHAMANPQRLTGGLLAQGQSSKDASNSHHAHVVVLSSGVELEDPYKDLEVEVDGDPKRDRMEMSGEKDNPSITSSTRVSEAKKVEKDVDGYVEDLPYEEEAIEEVPLQHTKKVTKNSVPPKISSKSQLVSNIPYPSRAIKSRENFKYAKFCDMLEKLEVTLPFTEVIRNMPTYSKVLKDILTKKRVLGDQDIVAMEESFAKKIGIQNLAPTTMTLQLANRTIKRPLGVLEDVPIKVGKLLIRADFVVLDILEDSHTPIILGRPFLATGGVLIDVKNGRLTFQIEGNNVKFNLPHLMKGPRVERLSTTEVIDEVVHEVARQEAEMEEVFQISLHDEAMKEDHDVDEELLKKVEGFLPSKVQLKPLPPSLMYAFLGEGETYPVIINTNLSEL, translated from the exons ATGGAATCTAGGATGGCCTCTCatgctatggctaaccctcaaAGGCTGACCGGTGGTCTATTAGCCCAAGGACAAAGTTCCAAGGACgcctcaaatagccaccatgctcatgTGGTAGTTTTGAGTAGCGGTGTAGAGCTTGAGGACCCCTACAAAGATCTTGAGGTAGAAGTTGATGGGGATCCCAAGAGGGATAGGATGGAAATGAGTGGTGAAAAAGATAACCCGTCCATAACATCGTCGACTAGAGTGAGTGAAGCCAAGAAGG TGGAAAAAGATGTTGATGGATATGTGGAAGACCTTCCTTATGAGGAAGAAGCAATTGAAGAAGTACCTTTGCAACACACCAAAAAGGTAACAAAGAATTCGGTTCCTCCAAAGATATCTTCTAAATCTCAACTTGTGTCTAATATTCCTTATCCCTCAAGAGCCATTAAGAGTAGGGAAAACTTtaagtatgccaagttttgtgacATGCTTGAAAAACTTGAAGTCACCCTACCCTTTACGGAAGTGATTAGGAACATGCCAACCTACTCAAAAGTTTTAAAAGACATCTTGACCAAGAAAAGGGTCTTGGGTGACCAAGATATAGTGGCTATGGAAGAGtcat ttgcaaagaaaattGGCATTCAAAATCTTGCTCCTACTACCATGACTCTTCAATTGGCGAATAGGACCATCAAGCGTCCTTTGGGGGTGCTTGAAGACGTACCCATCAAAGTTGGAAAGCTTTTAATCCGCGccgattttgttgtccttgatatccTAGAGGATAGCCATACCCCCATCATCCTAGGGAGGCCATTTTTGGCTACCGGAGGAGTTCTTATTGATGTCaagaatgggcggctaaccttccaaattgaGGGCAACAATGTCAAATTTAACCTCCCACATTTGATGAAAGGGCCAAGAGTTGAGAGGTTAAGCACTACTGAGGTGATTGATGAGGTAGTGCATGAAGTAGCCCGACAAGAGGCGGAAatggaagaggtttttcaaatctcCTTGCATGATGAAGCTATGAAAGAAGATCATGATGTGGATGAAGAACTTttgaagaaagtggagggctttctcccttcaaaggtacaactcaaacctttACCTCCCTCACTCATGTATGCTTTCCTTGGTGAGGGGGAGACTTACCCCGTGATCATAAATACTAATCTAAGTGAGTTGTAA